Proteins from one Flavobacterium branchiarum genomic window:
- a CDS encoding superoxide dismutase family protein — MKKIILSLVVIAAVIAGCKTNNKSDDSKKLTIALEPKSNSSVSGTATFVEKKGEVTFVAKISGLQPGVHAIHIHEKSDCTAADGSSAGGHWNPTFKKHGKWGVGEHHKGDIGNFTADEKGNGTITLKTDEWCIGCGDPAKDILGKGLIVHQDPDDFTSQPAGNAGARVACSAIIK; from the coding sequence ATGAAAAAAATAATTCTATCTCTTGTAGTAATTGCTGCGGTTATTGCTGGATGTAAAACCAATAATAAGTCAGATGATTCTAAAAAATTAACTATCGCCCTAGAGCCAAAAAGTAATAGTTCGGTATCTGGTACGGCAACATTTGTAGAGAAAAAAGGAGAAGTAACATTTGTAGCAAAAATTAGTGGTTTACAGCCTGGAGTTCACGCAATACACATTCATGAAAAATCAGATTGTACTGCAGCCGATGGAAGTTCTGCTGGAGGACACTGGAATCCAACATTTAAAAAACATGGAAAATGGGGTGTTGGAGAACATCATAAAGGGGATATAGGGAACTTTACTGCTGACGAGAAAGGAAACGGAACTATTACATTAAAAACTGACGAATGGTGTATTGGTTGTGGTGATCCAGCTAAAGATATCTTAGGAAAAGGATTAATTGTACACCAAGATCCAGATGATTTTACTTCGCAACCAGCGGGGAATGCAGGAGCAAGAGTAGCTTGTTCAGCAATCATCAAATAA
- a CDS encoding META domain-containing protein: MIKKMAIFAVLVVVLFSCDATKNKTTVAKATTELNGTWELNYITGPRIAFEGLYPNKKPTITFDIKENRVSGNNSCNSFTGKLNVDGHKINFRDGLASTKMMCMDNQGEQVFMDTMLKITSYDITDNGKTLNFISGDIAMMRFTKK; this comes from the coding sequence ATGATAAAAAAAATGGCAATCTTCGCTGTATTAGTAGTGGTTTTATTTTCTTGTGATGCTACAAAAAATAAAACTACAGTTGCTAAAGCAACAACTGAACTCAATGGAACTTGGGAGTTAAATTATATAACAGGTCCAAGAATTGCTTTTGAAGGTTTGTATCCTAATAAAAAACCAACGATAACTTTCGATATTAAAGAGAATAGAGTTTCTGGAAATAATAGTTGTAACTCTTTTACAGGGAAATTAAATGTAGATGGTCATAAGATTAATTTTAGAGACGGATTAGCATCCACTAAAATGATGTGTATGGATAATCAAGGGGAGCAAGTTTTTATGGATACTATGTTAAAAATAACTTCTTATGATATTACAGATAACGGAAAAACATTGAACTTTATTTCTGGTGATATAGCCATGATGCGATTTACAAAGAAATAG
- a CDS encoding DUF4251 domain-containing protein, whose product MKTKLSILLVLSCLLSFSVFAQKKTAKELKAERELQQQKQIEALIDSRNFVFDAQKLTPRGGRIITLDYNTYFLNFTPEKVTCDLPFFGRGYNAVYGGEGGMKFEGAPENIIVEKKKKSYNLRAIVKGKKDVYNLIFSIFFNGSTTLSINSNNLSAITYYGEISALKVDVDKK is encoded by the coding sequence ATGAAAACTAAATTATCTATTTTATTAGTACTGTCATGTCTTTTAAGTTTCTCTGTTTTTGCACAAAAAAAAACGGCTAAGGAGCTTAAGGCCGAAAGGGAATTGCAACAGCAAAAACAAATTGAAGCTCTAATTGATTCTAGAAATTTTGTATTTGATGCTCAGAAGCTTACTCCACGTGGGGGAAGGATTATCACATTAGATTATAATACTTATTTTTTAAATTTTACTCCTGAAAAAGTAACTTGTGATTTGCCCTTTTTTGGACGCGGTTACAATGCCGTTTATGGAGGTGAAGGAGGTATGAAATTTGAGGGTGCACCCGAAAATATAATAGTCGAAAAAAAGAAAAAGAGTTATAATCTTAGAGCTATTGTTAAAGGGAAAAAGGACGTCTATAATTTGATATTCTCTATTTTTTTTAATGGAAGTACCACGCTTTCAATAAACAGTAACAATTTATCTGCTATTACTTATTATGGAGAGATAAGTGCTCTGAAAGTAGATGTTGATAAAAAATAA
- a CDS encoding glycoside hydrolase family 18 protein yields the protein MKRLKPIVFFLLCCFTTNTFAQAAKKIDVIAYYTGDDKLINEYDISKLTHIIFSFCHLKNGKLSVDTPKDSITIKHLVGLKKTYPKLKIMLSLGGWGGCEPCSDVFSTAQGRNVFAKSVKEVNDYFKTDGIDLDWEYPAIEGLPGHLYQAADRPNFTELVIALRKSLGKKHELSFAAGGFQKFLDESIEWKIVMPLIDRVNIMSYDLVNGYSTVTGHHAPLYGGTPDAQSTDRAVEYLLKLGIPASKLVIGGAFYTRIWKDVPNVNNGLYQPGVHIEGVPFKNYATAFTEANGWKHFWDNTAKASYWYNEKEKVFATGDDILSIKEKTAYAISKKLGGIMFWELPLDTPKGGMVDAIYEVKTKK from the coding sequence ATGAAAAGATTAAAACCTATTGTTTTTTTCCTCTTATGCTGTTTTACCACAAACACATTTGCACAAGCAGCAAAAAAAATTGATGTCATTGCATACTACACTGGAGATGACAAACTTATTAACGAGTACGACATAAGTAAACTTACTCATATTATCTTTAGCTTCTGTCATTTAAAAAATGGCAAATTAAGCGTAGACACACCAAAGGACTCTATCACAATCAAACACTTAGTTGGATTAAAAAAAACGTATCCTAAGCTTAAAATCATGCTTTCGCTAGGTGGATGGGGAGGTTGCGAACCTTGCTCTGATGTTTTCTCTACCGCACAAGGAAGAAATGTTTTTGCAAAATCGGTAAAAGAAGTTAATGATTATTTTAAAACTGATGGTATAGATTTAGATTGGGAGTATCCTGCTATCGAAGGGCTACCTGGACATTTATATCAAGCTGCAGATAGACCAAACTTTACTGAACTTGTAATAGCATTACGTAAATCTTTAGGAAAAAAACACGAACTTAGTTTTGCTGCTGGAGGTTTTCAAAAATTCCTTGACGAATCTATCGAATGGAAAATTGTAATGCCACTAATAGACCGTGTAAATATAATGAGCTATGACTTAGTAAATGGATACTCAACTGTAACAGGACATCATGCTCCTTTATATGGCGGAACACCAGATGCTCAATCTACAGATAGAGCAGTAGAATATTTATTAAAATTAGGAATACCAGCTAGTAAATTAGTAATTGGAGGAGCATTTTATACTCGTATTTGGAAAGATGTTCCTAACGTAAATAATGGTTTATATCAACCAGGAGTACATATTGAAGGTGTTCCATTTAAAAATTATGCAACTGCTTTTACTGAAGCTAATGGATGGAAACATTTTTGGGACAATACCGCTAAAGCAAGTTATTGGTACAATGAAAAAGAAAAGGTGTTTGCTACAGGAGATGACATTCTATCTATAAAAGAAAAAACAGCTTATGCAATTTCTAAAAAACTTGGTGGTATCATGTTCTGGGAATTACCTCTAGACACTCCTAAAGGCGGAATGGTTGATGCTATATATGAGGTAAAAACAAAAAAATAA
- a CDS encoding BCCT family transporter, with protein sequence MSKLTSSSIFKTNFTKSVAFPSLTIIIAISLFCGFFSSDAEVAFNFIKEIVFKNLSWMYVLIVTVFVLFLFGLAVSKLGKIKLGNDDSVPDYSFFSWVAMLFAAGMGIGLMYFGVSETMSHYATPANANLAVDLRAKEAQLYTFFHWGFHAWSIYGVVGLSLGYFAYRHNLPLAIRSGFYPMLKDKIHGRFGDIIDVFGLCSTFFGITTTLGFGVVQVCAGLVSLKIIPDSDFKYQIAIVLIVMVIAVLSAISGLGKGVKKLSELNIILAVLLMLFVLIFGPSIYILSTFTEGLGYYISHFISLTFNTYAYEKGSQEWFSKWTILYWAWWISWAPYVGLFIAKISKGRTIREFILAVLFIPAFFNFLWMTVFGSSAVWIDEHVANGALSQLVSNPDTLLFNFFNYFPLTTLLNILSLLIICVFFITSADSGIFIMNGIASKGATSFPKWQSVFWGVLLSLLALSLLRTGGLASLQTMTLITALPFGLIMILLCYNLWKALIADNEYSAKKYSHGSLNWNNNNWKEHLEKILTFSEKKDVHKFIDTTVKKAFNELKIELANNNVEANINLFTTPKHAIELEIKHDELRSFKYGVMAQPLTISETLINEKNTADIDSEISFHPFTYFGDHRMGYDIQYLSKDGIISDVLREYERFLNLGSDRDNDLIMKSN encoded by the coding sequence ATGAGTAAATTAACTAGTTCTAGTATCTTTAAAACAAATTTCACTAAATCTGTTGCATTTCCGAGTTTAACAATAATTATTGCAATTTCGTTATTCTGTGGATTTTTCTCAAGTGATGCTGAAGTTGCTTTTAATTTTATTAAAGAGATAGTTTTTAAAAATCTAAGTTGGATGTACGTATTAATAGTAACTGTTTTTGTGCTTTTTTTATTCGGGCTAGCAGTTAGTAAATTAGGAAAAATAAAACTTGGTAATGACGACTCGGTACCTGATTATTCTTTTTTTTCATGGGTAGCCATGCTTTTTGCTGCTGGAATGGGAATTGGGTTAATGTATTTTGGAGTAAGTGAAACAATGTCCCATTACGCAACTCCTGCTAATGCTAATTTGGCTGTAGATCTTCGGGCCAAAGAAGCGCAATTGTATACTTTCTTTCATTGGGGTTTTCATGCTTGGTCTATATATGGTGTTGTTGGATTGTCTTTGGGCTATTTTGCCTACAGACATAATTTACCACTTGCAATCAGAAGTGGTTTTTACCCAATGTTAAAGGATAAAATACATGGTAGATTTGGTGATATTATTGATGTTTTTGGTTTGTGTAGTACTTTTTTCGGAATCACAACTACTTTAGGATTTGGAGTTGTACAGGTATGTGCAGGATTAGTAAGTCTTAAGATTATTCCTGATTCGGATTTTAAGTATCAAATTGCTATTGTATTAATAGTTATGGTAATCGCTGTTCTTTCGGCAATTTCAGGTTTAGGAAAAGGAGTAAAGAAACTAAGTGAATTGAATATTATATTGGCTGTTTTATTAATGTTGTTTGTATTAATTTTTGGACCATCAATTTACATTTTAAGCACTTTTACAGAAGGTTTAGGATATTATATTAGTCATTTTATTTCTCTTACTTTTAATACGTATGCTTATGAGAAGGGGAGTCAAGAATGGTTTTCTAAGTGGACGATTTTATATTGGGCTTGGTGGATTTCTTGGGCGCCTTATGTGGGTTTATTTATTGCAAAAATTTCAAAAGGAAGAACCATTAGAGAATTTATTTTAGCCGTTTTATTTATTCCTGCTTTTTTCAATTTTTTATGGATGACTGTTTTTGGAAGTAGTGCTGTTTGGATTGATGAACATGTTGCGAATGGAGCTTTAAGCCAATTAGTAAGTAATCCGGATACTTTATTGTTTAATTTTTTCAATTATTTTCCTTTAACAACACTTTTAAATATCTTATCATTACTAATTATATGTGTCTTTTTTATTACTTCTGCAGATTCAGGTATTTTTATAATGAATGGAATTGCTTCGAAAGGAGCGACTAGTTTTCCTAAATGGCAAAGTGTTTTTTGGGGAGTTCTATTATCACTTTTAGCTTTAAGTTTATTAAGAACAGGTGGATTAGCTTCGTTGCAAACGATGACCCTTATAACTGCTTTGCCCTTTGGACTTATAATGATTTTATTGTGCTACAATTTATGGAAAGCACTTATTGCTGATAATGAATATAGTGCAAAGAAATATTCGCATGGTAGTTTAAACTGGAACAATAATAACTGGAAAGAGCATCTCGAAAAAATCCTTACGTTTTCTGAAAAGAAAGATGTCCATAAATTTATTGATACTACTGTAAAAAAAGCATTTAATGAGCTTAAAATTGAATTAGCGAATAATAATGTTGAGGCAAATATTAATCTCTTTACGACTCCTAAACATGCCATTGAATTAGAGATTAAACACGATGAATTGAGGAGTTTTAAATATGGTGTAATGGCACAGCCACTCACTATATCTGAGACGTTAATTAATGAAAAGAATACGGCTGATATTGATTCTGAAATTTCTTTTCACCCTTTTACTTATTTTGGAGATCATAGAATGGGATATGATATTCAATATTTAAGTAAAGATGGCATTATTTCAGATGTTTTAAGAGAATATGAGCGCTTTTTAAATCTGGGTTCTGACCGTGATAATGATTTAATTATGAAATCAAATTAA